TATATACTGGCTAGTAAGATCTGGAATGAAATTATTTCAGAACTGGAGATTACATTTATTAAACCAGTGTCAGATATTCTACAATGAGAATATATATAGCTACAGCAAATATGAAGTCTGAtcatatatcattttgttttgagtATCATTAGCTAGAAAAACTGTGATATATTTATAGTGCAGCAATTATTATCTTCTTAtgtaatgtaattttaaaacatgctTTCATCAAGGTTCAAGTGTAGTTACAATTGTATTGAAGCATGTTGTGTGTCTTTaacaaaatgttgtttgtgcatcatattaacatgtatttatGTTATACCAGGGGAAGATAACTGCGTTAGCACCACCAGATGGAGCTGATTCAAGAAAGGTTAAAATTCATTTATTCCCATATTATATCAAGCATAATAGTCCagtaatttcttttttgtttgatgagatcatttattatttcaaatttaagtttCTTTGCAGTTTTGAAAACATCAATTCTAAGTTTTAGTTTATCATaataatttaaaaccatttttctcctcaatatttttaagttaatgaattacttttttcattaagttaaaaaaaaatcataaaaagcaagttatttttctttaaacctGATTTTGTAATTTCAAGAATCATTTTCAAAACAGGATTTAGAACAACAGCCAAAGGCTGAGACAACAATTGATGATTCTTATAACAATATGGGTACTGGGCCTGGTATTGGAATTGCTCCCCCGCTGGTATCAGAAAAACAAAGGTCAGTTGCCTCCCCTGAAACTGACATAGATGATGATGATGCTGAGAGAAGGAAGAGAGagaatgataataaattaaatagaGATGATGATTCTAAAATGAATAGAGATGATGATCCTAAATTGAGTAGAGATGATGGTCATAGAAAGTCAGATAAATTTGATGATGATAAAAAGAAGGGTGACAAATCTAAAAGAAAAGAGTCGGACAAATCTAAAGACAAGAAATCTGGTTTCTTCGGAAGACTCAGGTCTCCAAAGGACAAGGATTCCAAGAAAGGAAAGGGGAAGGAAACTGACATTGATTCTGCTCCAGGAAGTCCAACCAGCCCTGATTCAGCATATCAGGTTAAAAAACACACCTGCTTGCTTAAAATTATATTAGGGCAATGCATATGTATGTGCTATATgcttaaaatcattttatttatacaattttacatgtattttttatattcataaatatatgatttttattttctaaaactttttttcataaaatatagcTTCTAGCAATATAAAGATATACATGAAACTCCCTTTTCAATATAGTATATTACATTTTGCATTGTAGACTAGTTGATGCCATGTTGCTTTTATTTGTTGGGgaattagtttttataaataatgCCTTTGCTTTTATAAGATGTTTGTTTAATTATTTCAGTTATTGTTGACGACTTTCTGgtacatttaaattttatattaagaTTTTTAAAGTATTATCTATTTTGACTTCCCCTTCTTGACTAACTCGTATTTGAAGTGTGTAAAGCAGGGAACTGAGTGTATAAGTCTTATAGGTTAGCTTCTTGtagaaaaatacatttcaaaatagaaataattgtatatatgagcattttgataaaaaaaaaattatagaatttAACTATAGAAATAAGCATGTTTTAATACTTACAGTTTTTGGCATGATCTTATTTCCTTTGACAAAGTACAACAATGGTGACAAGATAACGTGTTTCCTGAAATATCACAAAGTACTTTTAAAAGGAAGTAATATGACAATGACtatgtatatttttatcataGATTTTATGTGAAGAATTTCACAACTAATTATAGATTTGAGAGTAAGCATGACAAGCTTGAAACAGTAATGAACCTACCACTGTGGAGTTACAAAGGTAAAATTATGCATGGACACTTAAAGCAAGACGATAAATCTACTGGCTGCCAAGCAGCAAGAAATTATCTTACCATTCAGCATGGACTTCAAAGTGACACCAAAGCATGGTCTAAATTAATAGCAATTTATTATTAGatttatcaaatggaaaatcTATCAAAGACTCATGATCATTTGCATACTTGTAATTCAGCATGGCATGGAAATAATACTCTAAGGCATGAGTTTCAACTATAATAGAACAAATGATATTAGCTGTATGGCTAATTATATCTATCTTTTTCTTTAGAAAGAGACAATTGTCAAGGAAACCAATATAGTGGAAGAAACACAAATCAGCAATATTGTCCAACCTGCTGTTAATGAAACTTCTGAAAAAGTTAGAGAGGTAGTGATAACTGTGGTGGCTAAAGAAGAAATGAAAACAGAGATACCAGAAGTAAAAGTTGAAGAAAAAATTGTAGAAACTGTCAATAACAAAGATGCTTCTGAAAAGGTTATAGATGAAGTGGATGGTTGTTGTGTAGGAAGGAACACTAATAATGAGATTGAGGAAGTAAAAGTAGTTACTGAGGAAATAACTGCTGAAATAGAAACAAAAGACGTTGAGAAAATAATGGAGAACAAGGAAGTGGAAGAAAACTTAGCAGATTTGTCTAAGTCTGAGGAAAATAGAACTGTTGAGAGGATTATTGTAGAAGAGGAGATTGTAATAGAGGATAAGACAGTTAACAACGAAGAGGAAGTTAAAAAAGAAACCTCTAATGGTCCTTTAATTGAGACTATTGAAGATGAAGTATTTACTACAGAAGTACATAAAACCGAATCAGTTGGTCTCCCAATGATCAGTAATCACGTTGGATCAGAGACTGGTAGTTTAAGTAGCGATAGTAGTGATGACGAGGAGGTGTGTGGCTCTTATCATGTAGAATCTCCCATGGAGGAAACTCCACCTAAAGTGAAAGTAGAAACTATTGTAGAAGAGGAACAAAGTGAAAGTAGAGTTGAAGTTTTTAATTGTAATGAAACAGAAACTATTCCAGTAAAACAAACTCAACTTGAAGTAAAAACAGAAATTAAAGTAATAGATAGTCCTGTTATATCAGTAAGAGAAAAACAAACGGAGAACGAAACAGAAATTGTGACTACAGATGAGAAAGATATAGTTGATAGTGTCAAAGTTACTGAAACAGAAACTGTATCTGAAGTAAAGCAGGACATCCAAACTGAAGTTCAGAAAGATTTATATGTATCAAATGATGTTCAGGGTGAAACACTAAATAATAAAGAGACATTGGTTGATGATAAAAAGGATGATTGTGAGAGAAAAGTGGATGAAAAAAGGGATTTTGATGTTGTAGTTTCTGAACAAAAGTGTGTATCGCCTGATGGTAGTCAAGTTATATCACATCGTTCTGAAAGAAAGACTGAAACCATTCAAAAAGAGGTTTTAACGCATACCCGGAGAGAACTGAAGCCTGAAGAATTTgagaaatacaaaaaagaaatagaaGCTGCAGACAAGAAGAATAGAATGGGATTACAAGATGAATTAGGGGAAGTTAGACAAGTCATAGAAACTGTTGTAGTTACAGATATTAAAAACGATAGTGGAAATATTGTATCAgaggaaagaaaagaaaaacctgAAATAGAAGAACCAAAGGAGGTAAAAGCACCTGTTGAATCAGATGATAAGAAAGAGGAGAGTGTCATTGAGGTCAAAGTTGTGAAATCTGAAAATACATTAGAGGAAAATGtcaaaaagatgaaatatattgATGAAAGCTCTGGTGATAGTGTCAGTGAAAAGGTGAAGGAACATGATGAAACACCTGAAGTTGTTAAACAGGTAGTTAACGAGGAGGCTGGGAATGACAATGTAGCTCCAAAGTTGGATAAAAAGGAGAGCATGCGattgaaaaaagaagaaaaagaaaggaaaaagaAGGAACTTGctgaagaaaaagaaagaaagaaaagagaAATACAGGAAGAAAAGGAGAGGGTGAAAAGGGAAAAGATGGAAGAAAAAGAGAGGAAGAAGAAGGAAAAGGAagcagaaaaagaaaagaaaaaaaaggaaaaggaagAGAAAAAagctaagaaaaacaaaaagactGTGGTAGTTGTAGAACAAGGCATAGAAGAAGTACCAGATACAAATGTTGAAAAGAAAGAATCAGAAAAAGAAAAGACGGGAGTGATTGTGGAGGAAGTTGTAGAGGAACGTGTACCAACAGCTATAGCTATGGTCATGGCAAAACAGAAGGAAGACGAAAAAATGGAGGAAATAAATCTGAAAGATGAACCAGCTGAAGAGGAAACACCAAAACCAGAAGAACCAGttgaagaaacaaataaaaaacagaaaaagccaaaaaaagagaaaaaagaaaaacaaagtaaaaaggaaaaggaaaagaaaacacccaaaaataagaaaaaacataaatctacGGGTTGTTTTGGAGCGTCTGGTGAACTCAGTTCTGATGAAGATGAGAAAGTTGAGGAGAAACCACCTGAAGAAGTAATAGAAGAAATAGTTCAGGAGGAGGTTCTTATATTTCAATTCTAGAAAATAGTAAAAATCGtaaaatattgtgaaaaaatgttcattgacaataattgaattttgttttgaaatagtACTACTTTGGAAAAGGAAATAattgatttaacatttttttattcaaattattctaTGATGTAAATTAATTGTAAAgtaattttttgtttctgttttctgcatttatttatttatctgagAAATACAGTTTATTACGTATTTGTGTATAATTATATAGGAAGTGAAACCAGTAGAAGAGGTGAAAGTCAGTCCCAAACAGGTGCTCTATCACAAGCATGACAAACGTCATACTAAAACTTGTCAATCATTACTAATAAATAGTTGTATAACAAACCTT
This sequence is a window from Mytilus edulis chromosome 1, xbMytEdul2.2, whole genome shotgun sequence. Protein-coding genes within it:
- the LOC139527695 gene encoding band 4.1-like protein 3 isoform X8, with translation MAEEKEKIEEMNSPETEKFPSDNVDDNKAEKNFEKQVINCDPTVMNGPGVSPSQSVESDSNLKTETSESNSMEFSQDLQHDDMDYSTKEAEHCIQPQPVPQEVTKNSEEVNNTTESKSTSLADNSDVNPSKPEEKIESIETPSNVEVEQDTEQNVPIEIVKTGNGSVEEKKEVCPKTSKPPSKAKPRSGKMVFCKIHLLDGQLYETDVTKNATGKELFDKVCAYLTLQEKDYFGLQYQNNNVKFWLNNEKKILKQVKGGTSVFDFSVKFYPPEPLAMLEDLSRFQLCLQVRFDIFNGKLPCSFTTLAVVGSYMVQAEVGDYDNIDEYEFGPGDSYLDKIEYAPDKSPEMRSKVYELHKTHKGLTPEEAELQYLENAKKLAMYGVDLHQARDSTGVKLKLGVCASGIQVYKDKLRINRFVWPAILKLSYKRNNFYVKKRPTENEKDGETIGFKLENHKMAKRLWKTCVEHHAFFRLHQSDPPKSSTFPRFNSKFRYSGRTQKQVRDEVEKIENKPKFDRTHFKYSSMPQTNNTEGYNHGYPDEKDRTDQKGVTTPSTESGPPPYFTDSQGPDGYNTLESSADKPNSLGNMSEDRTDRTPGHEDATQDWSPGAGDAATLEAQRRGKKSKEDKEREKKEKEEEKRRKKEEEKERKRLEKERKQGKGAEDRTDKMGDESATLGLNGEHYPGSAGLDSGKITALAPPDGADSRKDLEQQPKAETTIDDSYNNMGTGPGIGIAPPLVSEKQRSVASPETDIDDDDAERRKRENDNKLNRDDDSKMNRDDDPKLSRDDGHRKSDKFDDDKKKGDKSKRKESDKSKDKKSGFFGRLRSPKDKDSKKGKGKETDIDSAPGSPTSPDSAYQKETIVKETNIVEETQISNIVQPAVNETSEKVREVVITVVAKEEMKTEIPEVKVEEKIVETVNNKDASEKVIDEVDGCCVGRNTNNEIEEVKVVTEEITAEIETKDVEKIMENKEVEENLADLSKSEENRTVERIIVEEEIVIEDKTVNNEEEVKKETSNGPLIETIEDEVFTTEVHKTESVGLPMISNHVGSETGSLSSDSSDDEEVCGSYHVESPMEETPPKVKVETIVEEEQSESRVEVFNCNETETIPVKQTQLEVKTEIKVIDSPVISVREKQTENETEIVTTDEKDIVDSVKVTETETVSEVKQDIQTEVQKDLYVSNDVQGETLNNKETLVDDKKDDCERKVDEKRDFDVVVSEQKCVSPDGSQVISHRSERKTETIQKEVLTHTRRELKPEEFEKYKKEIEAADKKNRMGLQDELGEVRQVIETVVVTDIKNDSGNIVSEERKEKPEIEEPKEVKAPVESDDKKEESVIEVKVVKSENTLEENVKKMKYIDESSGDSVSEKVKEHDETPEVVKQVVNEEAGNDNVAPKLDKKESMRLKKEEKERKKKELAEEKERKKREIQEEKERVKREKMEEKERKKKEKEAEKEKKKKEKEEKKAKKNKKTVVVVEQGIEEVPDTNVEKKESEKEKTGVIVEEVVEERVPTAIAMVMAKQKEDEKMEEINLKDEPAEEETPKPEEPVEETNKKQKKPKKEKKEKQSKKEKEKKTPKNKKKHKSTGCFGASGELSSDEDEKVEEKPPEEVIEEIVQEEEVKPVEEVKVSPKQVGLGMDGDMINRVLPEGEGSIDRRMQFIPVTPPVQETKDSLKGHSNSTMPFFDSASGDTLGKKVPPPVPPKGMRNGFSEEDRSMQDMYKTEKDGKVETRVEKKVVITDEGDDDDLDHDDLLAEAIRSVTEMNPDLSVERIECMRQIEEVEK